The Polaribacter tangerinus genome has a segment encoding these proteins:
- a CDS encoding DUF6341 family protein, with translation MILSNIFEWIGRLFTDLLFLPFNWLRLTVATADLGWWISNAPNWGFLAILLVLFAYWMKESFKFKNEGTEDRA, from the coding sequence ATGATATTAAGCAATATTTTTGAGTGGATTGGTCGTTTATTTACAGACCTTTTATTTCTTCCTTTTAATTGGTTACGTCTTACCGTTGCTACTGCAGATTTAGGCTGGTGGATTTCTAACGCACCAAATTGGGGTTTTTTAGCTATTCTATTAGTTTTATTTGCTTATTGGATGAAGGAGTCTTTCAAGTTTAAAAATGAAGGAACAGAAGACAGAGCATAA
- a CDS encoding 50S ribosomal protein L25/general stress protein Ctc: MKSITIKGSKRESVGKVATKALRNAGMVPCVIYGGEQPIHFSAPELAFKKLVYTPNVYTATIDVDGQKVHTILQDIQFHPVSDKILHVDFYQLFEDKEITMNIPVKLTGTSPGVLNGGSLRFTNRKLRVKALPANLPDYISADISKLKIGSKLVVTSLFNESYTIMHPDNTVVVQVRTSRNATVTEDEDDEEETTEAAAAE; this comes from the coding sequence ATGAAATCAATTACAATTAAAGGATCAAAAAGAGAAAGCGTGGGCAAAGTAGCTACTAAAGCCTTACGTAATGCTGGAATGGTTCCTTGCGTTATTTACGGAGGAGAACAACCAATACACTTTTCAGCACCAGAATTAGCATTTAAGAAGTTGGTATACACTCCAAACGTATATACTGCAACAATTGATGTTGATGGACAGAAAGTACACACAATTTTACAAGACATTCAGTTTCACCCAGTATCTGATAAAATTTTACACGTAGATTTTTACCAGTTATTCGAAGACAAAGAAATTACAATGAACATTCCTGTAAAATTAACAGGTACTTCACCAGGGGTATTAAATGGAGGTTCTTTACGTTTTACAAACCGTAAATTAAGAGTAAAAGCATTACCAGCTAACTTACCAGATTATATTTCTGCAGATATTTCTAAATTAAAAATAGGAAGCAAATTAGTAGTAACCTCTTTATTTAATGAGTCTTACACAATTATGCACCCAGATAACACTGTAGTTGTTCAAGTTAGAACTTCTCGTAACGCAACAGTTACAGAAGATGAAGATGATGAAGAAGAAACTACAGAAGCTGCTGCAGCGGAATAG
- the upp gene encoding uracil phosphoribosyltransferase — protein sequence MTIHHLSENNSILHKFIAEIRDVHIQKDALRFRRNIERIGEVLGYELSKSLHYSNTTIATPLGVKNSQKLSNNVVLCAVLRAGLPLHQGLLNYFDDAENAFISAYRHYPNNTKDFEIKVDYFAAPSIENKTLLLADPMLATGQSLVAVYEAIKKQGNPKELHIVAVIGSSEGINFIKQHFPENTHLWIAAIDKKLDDNGYIVPGLGDAGDLAFGGKL from the coding sequence ATGACAATTCATCACCTTTCAGAAAATAATTCTATTTTACACAAATTTATAGCAGAAATTAGAGATGTACATATTCAAAAAGATGCGTTAAGATTTCGAAGAAATATAGAAAGAATTGGAGAAGTTTTAGGCTATGAATTAAGTAAGAGTTTGCACTATTCTAATACAACAATTGCCACACCTTTAGGCGTAAAAAACAGTCAAAAACTTAGTAATAATGTTGTTTTGTGTGCTGTTTTAAGAGCGGGTTTACCTTTACATCAAGGATTGCTAAATTATTTTGATGATGCAGAAAATGCTTTTATTTCTGCATACAGACATTACCCAAATAATACCAAAGATTTTGAAATTAAAGTAGATTATTTTGCAGCTCCTTCTATAGAGAATAAAACACTTTTATTAGCAGACCCTATGTTGGCAACAGGCCAAAGTTTAGTAGCTGTTTATGAGGCTATAAAAAAACAAGGCAACCCAAAAGAATTGCATATAGTTGCAGTAATTGGGTCTAGTGAAGGAATTAATTTTATAAAACAACATTTTCCAGAAAACACTCATTTATGGATAGCTGCTATAGATAAAAAGTTAGACGACAATGGCTATATAGTGCCAGGTTTAGGAGACGCTGGCGATTTAGCCTTTGGAGGTAAATTATAA
- a CDS encoding MGMT family protein, with the protein MKETDNFFEKVYDVARLIPFGRVTSYGAIATYLGAARSARMVGWAMNNSHHQKKPVPAHRVVNRKGLLTGKHHFEGTNLMQQLLENEGVVVVDNQIQNFEALFWNPLNELY; encoded by the coding sequence GTGAAAGAAACCGACAATTTTTTCGAAAAAGTATATGATGTAGCTCGTTTAATACCTTTTGGTAGAGTTACTAGTTATGGCGCAATTGCAACCTATTTAGGAGCCGCTAGGTCTGCGCGAATGGTTGGTTGGGCTATGAATAATTCACATCATCAAAAGAAACCCGTACCTGCTCATAGAGTTGTAAACAGAAAAGGGTTACTTACTGGGAAGCATCATTTTGAGGGAACAAATTTAATGCAACAATTGTTGGAGAATGAGGGAGTAGTTGTGGTTGATAATCAAATTCAAAATTTTGAGGCATTATTTTGGAATCCTTTAAATGAATTATATTAA
- a CDS encoding YicC family protein, with product MTGYGKAILQLPTKKVTIEIKSLNSKNLDLNVRIPSYYKEKELAVRKKLASALVRGKVDFSIFVEMTADETSASINHLAVKEYMQQLRNVVQTGSSDDVELLKMAVRMPDALKTVREELDENEWNIINKNIDIAIEEIVQYRIDEAASLEIDFKERIANIKTYLEEVKALDGDRIENVKIRLKKAIDDLKVETDQNRFEQELIYYLEKLDINEEKVRLANHLDYFLETLASKDSNGKKLGFIVQEIGREINTTGSKANFAPMQKAVIQMKNELEQIKEQILNVL from the coding sequence ATGACTGGTTATGGTAAAGCAATTTTACAATTACCAACCAAAAAAGTTACCATAGAAATTAAATCTTTAAATAGTAAAAATCTCGATTTAAACGTTCGCATACCCTCTTATTATAAAGAAAAAGAATTAGCAGTTCGTAAAAAGTTAGCTAGTGCTTTGGTGCGTGGCAAAGTAGATTTTTCAATTTTTGTAGAAATGACTGCCGATGAAACTTCGGCAAGCATCAATCATTTAGCTGTAAAAGAATATATGCAGCAACTTAGAAATGTGGTTCAAACAGGTAGTTCAGATGACGTTGAATTACTAAAAATGGCAGTAAGAATGCCAGATGCACTTAAAACTGTTCGTGAAGAATTGGATGAAAATGAGTGGAACATCATCAATAAAAACATAGATATTGCTATTGAAGAAATAGTGCAATATAGAATAGATGAAGCCGCTTCTTTAGAAATTGATTTTAAAGAAAGAATAGCAAATATAAAAACGTATTTAGAAGAGGTAAAAGCATTGGACGGAGATAGGATAGAAAATGTAAAAATTCGTTTAAAAAAAGCTATTGACGATTTAAAGGTAGAAACAGATCAAAATAGGTTTGAACAAGAATTAATTTATTACCTAGAAAAGCTAGATATAAATGAAGAAAAAGTGCGATTGGCTAACCATTTAGACTATTTTCTAGAAACTTTAGCCTCTAAAGATTCTAATGGTAAAAAGCTAGGTTTTATAGTACAAGAAATAGGTAGAGAAATTAACACCACAGGTTCTAAAGCAAATTTTGCACCAATGCAAAAGGCCGTTATTCAAATGAAAAATGAACTTGAACAAATAAAAGAGCAAATTCTTAACGTTTTATAG
- the pth gene encoding aminoacyl-tRNA hydrolase produces MKKLLIVGLGNIGAEYTNTRHNIGFKILDELANEHSTTFTTDKLGDVATFRNKGKMFVLLKPSTYMNLSGKAVKYWMDKEKIALENILIVTDDVNIDFGVIRIKAKGSAGGHNGLKDIQEKLHTQQYARFRFGVGGNYSRGKQVDYVLGEWNKEENSAFIERLPTAAKAIVSFGVAGLANTMNTFNGK; encoded by the coding sequence ATGAAAAAATTACTAATTGTTGGTTTAGGAAATATCGGTGCAGAATACACCAATACACGTCATAATATTGGGTTTAAAATTTTAGATGAATTGGCTAATGAGCATTCTACTACATTTACTACAGATAAATTAGGAGACGTGGCTACTTTTAGAAATAAAGGAAAAATGTTTGTGTTATTAAAGCCGAGTACTTACATGAATTTAAGTGGTAAGGCAGTAAAATATTGGATGGATAAAGAAAAAATTGCCCTAGAAAATATTTTAATAGTTACCGATGATGTAAATATCGATTTTGGAGTTATCAGAATTAAGGCAAAAGGTTCTGCTGGCGGTCATAATGGGTTAAAAGACATTCAAGAAAAGTTACACACGCAACAATATGCCCGTTTTAGATTTGGTGTTGGCGGAAATTATTCTAGAGGAAAACAAGTAGACTATGTTCTGGGAGAATGGAACAAAGAAGAAAATAGTGCATTTATAGAGCGTTTGCCTACTGCTGCTAAAGCCATTGTTTCTTTTGGAGTTGCAGGTTTGGCAAATACTATGAACACTTTTAATGGTAAGTAA
- a CDS encoding GH3 auxin-responsive promoter family protein has product MSIKSFFAIPFAKFVTKKVYKWAKKPHATQEKVFKNLIAKGSKTAFGKDHNFNTIKNYEDFKKQVNISDYEGLRNYVDRVVAGEKDVLWPGKPLYFAKTSGTTSGAKYIPITKESMPTHIKAAKDALLFYIVEKNDASFVNGKMIFLQGSPVLEDKNGVKLGRLSGIAAHYVPNYLMKNRLPSWETNCIEDWDTKVNAIVEETVNENMSVISGIPSWVQMYFEKLIEKTGKPIAELFPNFNFFIYGGVNFEPYKNKFESLIGKKIDYIELYPASEGFIAYQDSQKEKGMLLQLNSGIFYEFIPADEFFEENPTRISLKDVKIGVNYVIILNTTAGLWGYNIGDTVEFTSTKPYRIKVTGRIKHFISAFGEHVIGKEVEKALNDAIKGTSINISEFTVAPEVNPKTGLPYHEWFIEFETAPENLTEFATKVDAAMQAQNIYYFDLIEGKILRPLIIRKVKKGGFHEYMKSIGKFGGQNKIPQLSDNRKIASVLENFIVKE; this is encoded by the coding sequence ATGAGTATCAAATCTTTTTTTGCCATTCCTTTTGCCAAATTTGTAACAAAAAAAGTGTACAAATGGGCAAAAAAACCCCATGCAACACAAGAAAAAGTATTTAAAAATTTAATTGCTAAAGGAAGTAAAACTGCTTTTGGAAAAGACCATAATTTTAATACAATCAAAAATTATGAAGATTTTAAAAAACAAGTAAATATTTCTGATTACGAGGGTTTACGCAATTATGTAGACAGAGTGGTTGCAGGAGAAAAAGATGTTTTGTGGCCAGGAAAACCGCTTTATTTTGCAAAAACATCTGGCACAACTTCAGGGGCTAAATACATTCCTATTACTAAAGAATCTATGCCAACGCATATAAAAGCTGCCAAAGATGCCTTGCTTTTTTATATTGTAGAAAAAAACGACGCTAGCTTTGTAAACGGAAAAATGATATTTTTACAAGGAAGCCCAGTTCTAGAAGATAAAAACGGAGTAAAATTAGGTAGATTAAGCGGAATTGCAGCACATTATGTACCTAACTACCTAATGAAAAACCGCTTACCTAGCTGGGAAACAAACTGTATAGAAGATTGGGACACCAAGGTAAATGCTATTGTCGAGGAAACAGTAAATGAAAACATGTCTGTAATAAGCGGTATTCCTTCTTGGGTACAAATGTACTTCGAAAAGTTAATTGAAAAAACAGGAAAACCTATCGCCGAACTATTTCCGAACTTTAACTTCTTTATTTATGGGGGCGTAAACTTTGAGCCTTATAAAAATAAATTTGAAAGTTTAATTGGTAAAAAAATAGATTACATAGAATTATATCCGGCATCAGAGGGCTTTATTGCATACCAAGATTCACAAAAAGAAAAGGGAATGTTGCTACAGTTAAATTCTGGTATTTTTTATGAATTTATTCCTGCTGATGAATTTTTTGAAGAAAACCCAACAAGAATATCACTAAAAGACGTAAAAATTGGCGTTAACTACGTAATTATTTTAAATACAACTGCTGGTCTTTGGGGATATAATATTGGCGATACCGTAGAGTTTACGTCTACAAAACCATACCGAATTAAAGTTACTGGTAGAATAAAACACTTTATATCTGCCTTTGGCGAACATGTAATTGGTAAAGAAGTAGAAAAAGCATTAAACGACGCTATAAAAGGAACCTCAATAAATATTAGCGAATTTACAGTGGCTCCCGAAGTAAACCCCAAAACAGGACTTCCTTATCATGAGTGGTTTATAGAGTTTGAAACAGCACCCGAAAACTTAACAGAATTTGCCACAAAAGTAGACGCTGCCATGCAAGCACAAAATATTTATTATTTCGACTTAATAGAAGGAAAAATATTAAGACCTCTAATAATTCGTAAGGTAAAAAAAGGTGGATTTCATGAATATATGAAATCTATTGGTAAATTTGGCGGACAAAATAAAATTCCGCAATTGTCGGACAATAGAAAGATAGCGTCAGTATTAGAAAACTTTATAGTTAAAGAATAA
- a CDS encoding ribose-phosphate pyrophosphokinase, whose amino-acid sequence MPTNQLAPKLFACRQSTVLAEKIAKEYNTTLGKVKTTYFSDGEFQPAFEESVRGRRVFIIGSTFPNADNLMEMLLMLDAAKRASARHITAVMPYFGWARQDRKDQPRVAIGAKLVANLLQSAGATRIMTMDLHADQIQGFFEKPVDHLFASTIFMPYIKSLNLKNLTIASPDMGGSKRAYAYSKHLHSDVVICYKQRKKANVISHMELIGDVKGKNVILVDDMIDTGGTLAHAANLMMERGAESVRAICTHPILSGGAYDKIENSGLTELIVSDTIPLKKETSKIKVVSCAPLFADVMHKVQDNTSISGQFLM is encoded by the coding sequence ATGCCTACAAATCAATTAGCCCCAAAACTTTTTGCCTGCAGACAAAGCACTGTTTTAGCAGAAAAAATTGCCAAAGAATACAATACAACTTTAGGAAAAGTTAAGACAACTTATTTTAGCGACGGCGAGTTTCAACCTGCTTTTGAAGAGTCAGTTCGTGGAAGACGTGTTTTTATAATTGGTTCTACGTTTCCGAATGCAGACAATTTAATGGAAATGCTGTTAATGTTAGACGCTGCAAAAAGAGCTTCTGCAAGACACATAACCGCTGTTATGCCATACTTTGGTTGGGCAAGACAAGATAGAAAAGACCAACCAAGAGTAGCTATTGGAGCCAAACTTGTAGCCAACTTACTACAATCTGCTGGCGCAACAAGAATAATGACAATGGATTTGCATGCAGATCAAATACAAGGCTTTTTCGAAAAACCAGTAGATCACTTATTTGCCTCCACAATTTTTATGCCTTACATAAAAAGCCTAAACTTAAAAAATTTAACAATAGCTTCTCCAGATATGGGTGGCTCCAAAAGAGCGTATGCTTATTCTAAACACCTACATTCGGATGTAGTTATATGTTACAAACAACGAAAAAAAGCCAATGTTATTTCTCATATGGAGCTTATTGGAGATGTAAAAGGCAAGAATGTAATTTTGGTAGATGACATGATAGATACCGGAGGAACTTTAGCTCATGCTGCTAACTTAATGATGGAAAGAGGAGCAGAAAGTGTACGTGCTATTTGTACGCACCCAATTCTTTCTGGCGGAGCATATGATAAAATAGAAAACTCGGGGTTAACAGAACTAATAGTTTCAGATACAATTCCTTTAAAAAAGGAGACATCTAAAATAAAAGTTGTATCTTGCGCGCCATTATTTGCGGATGTTATGCATAAAGTACAAGATAACACCTCAATTAGTGGACAATTTTTAATGTAA
- the gmk gene encoding guanylate kinase, giving the protein MSDFKGKLFVFSAPSGSGKTTIVRHLLNNKKFNLEFSISATSRAPRGEEKDGVDYYFIDLKTFKNKIKSDEFLEWEEVYRDNFYGTLKSEVARIWAQKKHVIFDIDVAGGLRIKKKFPEETLSVFVKPPSVDELKIRLKKRKTESEEKINMRIAKASVELATAPQFDKIIKNYILEDALQEAEELVGNFIGLKEK; this is encoded by the coding sequence ATGTCAGACTTTAAAGGAAAATTATTTGTGTTTTCTGCGCCCTCTGGCTCCGGAAAAACCACTATTGTTAGACACTTACTAAACAACAAAAAATTTAATTTAGAATTTTCTATTTCAGCCACTTCTAGAGCTCCAAGAGGCGAAGAAAAAGACGGTGTCGACTACTATTTTATAGATTTAAAAACCTTTAAAAACAAAATTAAAAGTGATGAATTTTTAGAGTGGGAAGAAGTATACAGAGATAATTTCTACGGTACTTTAAAAAGTGAAGTAGCACGTATTTGGGCTCAAAAAAAACATGTAATTTTTGATATTGATGTAGCTGGCGGACTCAGAATAAAAAAGAAATTTCCGGAAGAAACATTGTCTGTTTTTGTGAAACCACCAAGTGTAGATGAGCTAAAAATACGTTTGAAAAAGCGAAAAACAGAAAGTGAAGAAAAAATAAATATGCGTATTGCAAAAGCTTCGGTAGAGCTAGCAACGGCACCTCAGTTCGACAAAATTATAAAAAACTATATTTTAGAAGATGCTTTACAAGAAGCAGAAGAATTGGTGGGTAATTTTATAGGATTAAAAGAAAAATAA
- a CDS encoding M23 family metallopeptidase — MATKNPKKSNLKQKLTDKYRLVVLNENTFEERFSLKLSRLNVVVFGGAFSIILIIATTILIAFTPIKEYIPGYASSKLKADAVKLTFEADSLKIKLAILENYTKALKPVLTGEITSENIDSLQLEAQQLTIDESELDASREDSIFREKVERENRFAITNSNLNNLKVVFFSPLSGTISQDFDSSAKHFAVDIVAKTGTPIKAVADGTVIFAGWSAETGYTILLKHTNNFISVYKHNGNLLKQQGDLVKSGEVIASVGSTGELTTGPHLHFELWNGGYAVNPTNFIDFK, encoded by the coding sequence GTGGCGACTAAAAATCCAAAAAAAAGTAACTTAAAACAAAAATTAACCGATAAATATCGGTTAGTTGTTTTAAACGAAAACACTTTTGAAGAACGCTTTTCTTTAAAGCTTTCTCGCTTAAATGTGGTGGTTTTTGGGGGTGCTTTTTCAATTATTTTAATCATCGCAACCACTATTTTAATTGCATTTACACCCATTAAAGAATACATACCTGGCTATGCCTCATCAAAACTAAAAGCAGACGCGGTAAAGCTTACTTTCGAAGCCGATTCTTTAAAAATAAAATTGGCAATACTCGAAAACTACACCAAAGCACTAAAACCTGTTTTAACGGGAGAAATTACCTCAGAAAACATAGACTCGTTACAGCTCGAGGCACAACAACTTACTATAGATGAAAGCGAATTAGATGCTTCTAGAGAAGATTCTATTTTTAGAGAAAAGGTAGAAAGAGAAAACAGATTTGCCATTACAAATAGTAATTTAAACAATCTAAAAGTGGTGTTTTTTTCGCCATTATCGGGAACTATTTCTCAAGATTTCGACTCTAGTGCCAAACATTTTGCAGTAGATATAGTAGCCAAAACTGGTACCCCAATAAAAGCAGTTGCCGATGGTACCGTAATTTTTGCTGGTTGGAGTGCAGAAACTGGCTACACTATCCTACTAAAACATACCAATAACTTTATTTCTGTTTACAAGCATAACGGAAACCTATTAAAACAACAAGGAGACTTAGTAAAGTCTGGCGAAGTAATTGCTAGTGTAGGCTCTACTGGAGAGCTTACTACTGGCCCTCACTTACATTTCGAACTATGGAACGGCGGTTATGCTGTAAACCCTACAAACTTTATAGATTTTAAATAA
- the nadD gene encoding nicotinate (nicotinamide) nucleotide adenylyltransferase has translation MSKIGLFFGTFNPIHIGHLIIANHMVENSDLDEIWMLVTPHNPFKKKSSLLENHHRLELVYLATEGYEKLQPSDIEFKLPQPNYTVHTLAHISDVYKNHEFCLIMGEDNLKSFHKWKNYEVILENHEIYVYPRIADGKTASRFNNHKKIHKIEAPIIEISSTLIRKSIQSGKNIKPLVTKEVWNYIDEMNFYRK, from the coding sequence ATGAGTAAAATAGGGTTGTTTTTTGGCACTTTCAATCCCATTCATATTGGGCACTTAATTATTGCTAACCATATGGTAGAAAACTCAGATTTAGACGAAATATGGATGCTTGTAACACCACACAATCCGTTTAAAAAAAAGAGCTCTCTACTAGAAAATCATCACAGACTAGAACTTGTTTACCTAGCAACAGAAGGATACGAAAAGTTACAACCATCAGACATAGAGTTTAAGCTGCCACAACCAAATTACACAGTGCATACATTGGCTCATATAAGTGATGTTTACAAAAATCATGAGTTTTGTTTAATCATGGGAGAAGATAACCTTAAGAGTTTTCATAAATGGAAAAACTATGAAGTAATTTTAGAAAATCACGAAATTTATGTATACCCAAGAATTGCAGATGGTAAAACAGCTTCACGCTTTAACAACCATAAAAAAATTCACAAAATAGAGGCACCAATCATAGAAATTTCATCTACGCTAATAAGAAAAAGCATACAAAGTGGTAAAAATATAAAGCCCTTAGTAACCAAAGAAGTTTGGAATTATATTGATGAAATGAACTTTTATAGAAAATAG
- a CDS encoding DMT family transporter: MNQRTLAIIAVSIATLIYGVTYTIAKDVMPNYVKPYGFILIRVLGATAIFWCLGMFIKAKKVAKEDYKRILLAAFFGVGLNMLTFFKGLSYTTPISASVMMVTSPILVLIFSSILIRKSIGKQRISGVFIGLLGTLLLITYGSNSTETGTNSTLGNFLVFVNAASYALYLVLAKNLIHKYHPIVFIKWFYLFGLLFVLPVGYQEFTEINWQTIPVSIYWNIGFVVVFTTCITYLFNLYGLSKLKPTTVSVFIYLQPVIASIYALIVGSDSLNLVKISATILIFFGVYLVTKQVKK; the protein is encoded by the coding sequence ATGAACCAAAGAACGTTGGCAATCATTGCCGTATCAATTGCCACACTCATTTACGGTGTTACCTATACCATTGCAAAAGATGTAATGCCAAACTACGTAAAACCTTATGGGTTTATACTTATTAGAGTGCTTGGAGCTACTGCAATATTTTGGTGCTTAGGAATGTTTATAAAAGCAAAAAAAGTAGCCAAAGAAGATTATAAAAGAATTTTACTTGCTGCTTTTTTCGGAGTAGGATTAAATATGCTCACTTTTTTTAAAGGATTAAGTTATACCACACCAATCAGCGCCTCTGTAATGATGGTTACGTCGCCAATTTTAGTGCTTATTTTTTCGAGCATATTAATTCGTAAATCTATCGGAAAACAAAGAATTTCAGGAGTTTTTATTGGTCTTTTAGGTACCCTTTTACTCATAACTTATGGCAGCAACTCTACAGAAACCGGTACAAATAGTACATTGGGCAATTTTTTAGTTTTTGTAAATGCTGCATCCTATGCACTATATTTAGTATTGGCAAAAAATTTAATTCATAAATACCATCCAATAGTTTTTATTAAATGGTTTTACTTGTTTGGTTTGCTTTTTGTATTACCAGTTGGCTACCAGGAATTTACAGAAATAAACTGGCAAACAATACCTGTAAGCATTTACTGGAATATAGGTTTTGTGGTGGTTTTTACTACTTGTATAACCTATCTTTTTAATTTGTACGGTTTGTCTAAACTAAAACCAACAACCGTAAGTGTTTTTATATATTTACAGCCTGTTATAGCCTCTATTTATGCATTAATTGTTGGTAGCGACTCATTAAACTTAGTAAAAATTAGCGCAACAATTCTCATTTTTTTTGGTGTATATTTAGTTACCAAACAAGTAAAAAAATAA
- the trmB gene encoding tRNA (guanosine(46)-N7)-methyltransferase TrmB, with amino-acid sequence MGSKNKLKRFHENETFKNVIQPTREEVVTNFSYKGKWHSFFKNNNPIVVELGCGKGEYTIALARKNPTINYIGIDIKGARFWRGAKTALEENLPNVAFVRTQIELVDFIFAENEVSEIWITFPDPQIKYKRTKHRMTNSSFLKKYHQILSETGVVNLKTDSEFMHGYTLGLLHGEGHEVINANHNVYKNEGSPKEVTETQTFYENQYLAVDKPITYIQFRLKY; translated from the coding sequence TTGGGAAGTAAAAATAAATTAAAACGTTTTCATGAAAATGAAACGTTCAAAAATGTCATTCAGCCGACTAGAGAAGAGGTAGTTACTAACTTTTCTTACAAAGGCAAATGGCATTCTTTTTTTAAGAACAACAATCCTATTGTTGTAGAGTTAGGCTGTGGTAAGGGTGAATATACAATTGCTCTAGCAAGAAAAAATCCTACTATAAATTATATAGGCATCGATATTAAAGGTGCTCGTTTTTGGCGTGGTGCAAAAACTGCTTTAGAAGAAAATTTACCAAATGTAGCTTTTGTTAGAACTCAAATTGAGCTTGTAGATTTTATTTTTGCAGAAAATGAGGTTTCTGAAATCTGGATTACTTTTCCCGATCCTCAAATAAAATACAAGCGCACAAAGCATAGAATGACTAATAGTTCTTTTTTAAAGAAATATCATCAAATTTTATCTGAAACAGGAGTGGTAAATTTAAAAACTGATAGCGAATTTATGCATGGTTATACTCTCGGTTTATTACACGGAGAAGGGCACGAAGTTATAAATGCCAACCACAATGTGTATAAGAACGAAGGTTCGCCTAAAGAGGTTACCGAAACACAAACTTTTTACGAAAATCAGTATTTAGCTGTAGATAAACCTATTACTTATATTCAATTTCGATTGAAGTATTAA
- a CDS encoding 6-pyruvoyl trahydropterin synthase family protein, translating to MSTIRITKKFNFETGHALYGYDGKCKNVHGHSYKLSVTVSGKPIADTNHVKYGMVIDFGDLKKIVNEEIVDVFDHATVFNKNTPHIELAKELMAREHHVLLVDYQPTSEMMVIDFANKIKNRLPENIKLHSIKLQETDSSFAEWYASEN from the coding sequence ATGAGCACAATTAGAATTACAAAAAAATTCAACTTCGAAACAGGCCATGCTTTATATGGGTACGACGGAAAATGTAAAAATGTACACGGGCACTCTTACAAACTTTCTGTAACCGTTTCTGGTAAACCTATTGCAGATACCAACCATGTAAAATACGGTATGGTAATAGATTTTGGCGATTTAAAAAAAATTGTTAATGAAGAAATTGTAGATGTTTTTGATCATGCTACTGTGTTTAATAAAAATACACCTCATATAGAGTTAGCCAAAGAATTGATGGCTAGAGAGCATCATGTTTTATTAGTAGATTACCAACCTACAAGTGAAATGATGGTTATTGATTTTGCTAATAAAATAAAAAACAGGCTTCCAGAAAACATAAAACTTCATAGCATAAAACTTCAAGAAACAGACTCTAGCTTTGCAGAGTGGTATGCTAGTGAAAATTAG